A single Triticum dicoccoides isolate Atlit2015 ecotype Zavitan chromosome 2A, WEW_v2.0, whole genome shotgun sequence DNA region contains:
- the LOC119352187 gene encoding uncharacterized protein LOC119352187, which yields MGLHLLVAFAAARGFAQVLHVSVRLLWPLNTWLPLACHMPEACAVVCGALAAHLAWLRRAYARGGTVWGLRSRDDYDVLRQALLDVFY from the coding sequence ATGGGGCTCCACCTGCTGGTGGCGTTcgcggcggcgaggggcttcgcGCAGGTGCTCCACGTCTCGGTGCGGTTGCTGTGGCCGCTCAACACCTGGCTGCCGCTCGCCTGCCACATGCCAGAGGCCTGCGCAGTCGTCTGCGGCGCGCTCGCCGCCCACCTCGCCTGGCTGCGCCGCGCCTACGCGCGCGGCGGCACCGTCTGGGGCCTCCGAAGCCGCGACGACTACGACGTCCTCCGCCAGGCGCTGCTGGACGTCTTCTACTGA